The stretch of DNA gctgcagttggtaacttttgtaaaaatgtattttttttacatatttgtaaaaccggtcctgacagtagaatgtgAGACagacaatctgtaaaaaaaaaaaaaaatcaaactcctctggctcctcccagtggtcctattgccatttgcagaaatacaacGCTCCcagtaagaaaacaaccaatcagagctgcggtccgtaacttttttttgtgttcaaagtatacaaaatgtatataataagcgagtacaccatgaatccattttccaacccgtgtttttagcctgtcctgaatcactagggtacacctatgataagtgtttatattcgaaCTATTTTAGATGGgagtggagtaacccagtacctttgtgattcttcatagacagaaacagagagaagtagttccggctacgatgttcttccgcaagacgcaagcagttctgtttattgaccgctagagcgtcaaaagttattgactgcagctttaatttattagtAAAACAATTTTAAAGGTATATTTGACCCAAAATTTAGATTTCCTTTCTTCTAACACAAAGATATTCAAAACAAAGTTTCTTGTCTTAGATTTATTTAGTTTGAACAGCTGTTTTTATCCAAAGTCATGGGTTCCTAAATAACAaaatcaatggaaagtttatgtTTAAagcaatgattatatttatttaacatgctgTAGCACATTAGCTTCTTCtattgattttaaataatttttttaaagaaataatttatattgGGACACAGAGTAGGCCTAATAAAGGTAAACACAGCAtcttcactttattttgcttcagtCTCACATACCCAGCCAATAGCAATTTTACAATTTAGGTAAAACTGTCTGTACCATTTGTAAGAACACCATCTTTTCTTATTTCCAGATGTATGGCATGTCTGTAAAGGCTGTTATTTACACTAACTGCTTTTGAAAGGAAAGTATAAACAAAAAACGTGTATTTTAGGCCAAATTGCTACTATTGAAAAGGTCAAGACTGTCACACAAAAGTGCTTGATTACAGCTTTAAGCAGGTCTTTGAACCAATCAGATGCCTAGCCTTTCCACACCTCCATCTCAGCTCTAAACAAGAGCCTGACTCCAACATCAATGAGGAGTGGGTTGACATAAGCACATTTTCCTTTTTAGTTTCTGTGATCTCAGCATACCACATATATCCCTGCCAAACGtttatttgattacattaatatttaaatgttcttgacaaagcaaaaacaactgCAAATATTGTGTTAGGATATTTCATTTTGAGGAGTTGCATTCAGTTTCATTCGCAGCTCCACTATTCCTGAAATCCAGCTCGTCTCTCTTACGCACATACGCAGCAGGCGGCTCTTCACTCCACACTTCACAGAAAGAGTTCAGGTCATTACATGGAGGATATGACCCTTATAAACACAACAGGATCTCACAATTCAGTGCCATAACCACCCACAGTGTCACTCAGACTCCCTCAATAAACATCATATGAACATCTATGAACTGAGAGGAAACCACGTGGTCATGAATCTGTATTAGTGCTACATTTCATACAAATACACAGTAGCCTACATGACATCCAATAGGGGAACTAAATTCTGTGTGGCaccgcaaataaataaataaatattttcagtagATTAAACAAGTCAGAAGTCAAGTTGGTTACAGAGATTATTAATACAGTACATTAATACCGTACTCTAGTATCTAGTACTCCTAACCAAGTCAAATAATCGCATTTACATTAAATGAGGTTCATGTCATCTGTAACGCCTTTGTAAACCAGAACTAATTCTCCTTTGTCCGTCTCCAGTATTTTGAATATTGCGCAAAATGTATGAAAACTGCGCAGTATCTGACGCCACCTACTGGATGAAAAAACTATTTTTGCAGCACATTAGAGAGCTTTTTGTGAGAACCAGGCTAATATTTACAGTATGAATGTAAAAGTTAGCTAAATTAACCATAAAACatctaactgaccccaaactttgaaagATAAAGAACCTATATCCTGACTACTATTCAAAGTTTTGAGGTCagttaatccccccccccccccccccccccagggtACATTACATATTTCAAGTAACATTGATGAAGtgacatcaaatgaataaaagtaACAGTAATCAATTCAAAGTCAATTATAATGTGACaagatatttctatttaaatggtgttgttttgaaatgtatattcattaaagtttccacaaaaatattattcagcTCAACAGTTTGCAAAAataatattagaatgacttcagaagaatcacatgacactgacgtctggagtaatgactgctacaaattcagctttgccatcacaggaataaatgacgtgaaaatatattaaaatagaaaattattttaatatattaaaatataaaacaaaagttATTGTTATAATCTAACacactattaatatttttttatcaaataaatggtgAGCCTAAAGAGGACAAAaagtctaaaattaaaaaaaacgtacaaaaatattactgcattttttttttttttttgctataacagacaaaatattacaaatgctTATATAATAAACTTTCTAGAAAATTATGTTCAAAGTAAAGCACGGGGCTTTTACACTAGATTTATAACATACAGAATATTTCTAtctactatttaaactgaaaatactAGCAATAAGAAGCGATTCTGAGCATATAATACAGATCTTTATTTGCGGGTCATTTGAGTGCTGGCGTACTGATGTGTTTGATTTCATCCACTCGGTTCTTGTGCATCTGGAAGGCCGGTGTCACCCAGCGCCCACACGAACACTGTTCACCATACCAGTTAAAGGAGCCCAGCTTTGAGCTGCACTTAGGACACAAAAGCTGCAAGAGAGATTTTGCAAAAGCTTTtactttgaaatataatttttaaagaaacaaaattgTATGCAAATGCATTGCACAGCAACTACAATCTGTAGCCCTCCTAGCACAGAAAATCATGCAGTctcttttactttttaatttatcaaTATTAAATGTAACCCTTAATCTTTAACAATAATGAAAGAATACTTGTAAAAAGTATTAAACAAATGGACACAATGTTTTGATAGTTCTTTTTAATTGTGTGTGCAGATGTGTGAAGCAGTGAGCAACTACAGTTTACCTGTCCGTCCATAACACCTAGTAAGGCTGGCTCCATCCATTGCACTGGCTCTATAAAATAAGATGTGCATTGTCTCTGATCTTCACTAGCACTCGCGATCCTCGTCTTCTTATGAGAGAACGCAGAGGCTCCACTTCCCACACTGTGACTGAGAATGCTGGAGTGACGGAAAAGTGTGCGTCTGTTGGGACCAAAGACAACAGCAGGTTATGACTTGAGTCATTATCATAAATTCAAAATATACTGCATGAACAGCATTTACCTGCACTTTCGACATCTGTACACAGCTTCTGCATTCTGGGTTTGTGCAGGGTCAACAGCAAAGACATCTTTTGGCATATTCTGGAGTTCTGAATTGATCAAAATATACTGCCTTTAAAGGAGCCCTGGTAAGCTTCTTTCAATAGTGTATTCAGTTAACTTATAACAGTGTAGAAAACTAAATGACAAAGAAGGAAATCATGTACATACCTGGATATTTCTCTGTAATTTTCTTCAATCTAAACTGTTTATATAAGGGATTTGTGGTGTCTACTTTACAATCCATTAATTCATAAAGTGCCAGCTGGTCCATAAATTCTTCATTCATTCTGAGAAAATGAGTGGAATGCTCTTCAATCATAATGctctcacattttttttaaaggatagaTAATGGAAACCTCTTACTTGACATCTGGTTTTAAGTTTTGGAGTTTAGTGTATGCATCCTTTAAGTTCAGATGCTGTGTTTTCATCAGGTAAGCAGTCACCACAGCTGCACTTCTACTTTGCCCTACATggctacaaaaataataataacatgtcaaataataataataaaaaaaaaaaaatctgaattccagttacttaaaattaaataaaataatgtatttatataaaaagtttAACAAATACAGAAATCAACATTTTATCCCACTTGTAATTATCTGAATGTATATTAACTAATGTACTATTGGGTGTTATATATCGCAGTGTTTCTTCATATTATTCATTAAAGTTCATATCAATTACTAATCCTACCAATGCACAAGAACTGCTGATGATCTGGATTCAGAGTGTGTGCTGAGAGCATCACATATGAAGCTGACACATTCATCCAGTCTGCTCAGGAGATCTGTGGAGGCATCATCCAGAGCTCGGACAAATTTGGTGTGAAATCCAGGGACAGCAGGTTCCTCTGAGTCAACGGTGAGGATGTGTCTTACTCCTGCATCTGTCAGGCTCTGAGCGTCCTTCAGATCGGACACACACCCGATGTACAGCCCAGACCCTACTCCAATCATAGTTTACtgggaaaacacacaaacaccttTCATATCAGTGCATGGAGAGAAGACGTGACGGTAGATAAACTCATTAAATAGACAAGCTCATGTGGAATAGACCAGAGTAACGTTATATGAAATAATGCACATGAATACGTAAGTCTTTAGGCTTAGCCGCATTTCTGCTTATAACTTCTTCATTTTCTGGGCTATATAAGTTTTGTCCAAAATCATAACAGAAGCTgtagattttatttattcaaaagcaTTTTATCTGCAGCTCTTCTTAAGATGGCTTAGGTGTAAACATCAACGCTATTGAACTCACGTGCTACTTCCTGTCAAGAAAGAGGTCCAGTAAAATAAAACGTCCGCGAGAAACAAAGTGAATTTGTTAGTTCCGGACAGAACGTTGTTATTATTAAGGCTTCATCATTCCTCTAGAGGGCGTTAATTCGAAATAAATACtttgtttatatttcaatattgaAAAACGTGATATGATTTGGTATGAAAATGTTTGTCTCGTAATTCCTGTCAATTAGGTGTTTTTTAAGCTAAATTTAGGCTAATAAAATTTATGTCTATGAGCTAAAATGCTAAAATCCTAAAATGTCTTTGAGCATAAAAAGACTGATATGAATGTTTACCTATTTTttcgaattgaattgaattgaatttcaaTGTGAACACAAGCACATTACTTAGGTAAATGATGTATATATGTTTATTGTTCTAAATTTAAAAAGAATACCTAGAAACATGTACTCTTCGCCTGGCCTACAAGATATGCTCCATTTTTGGACAGACTGTTCAGCCAAGAGTTCCTCGAAAACACGAGAACAGGGTCTTGATATGAACCAAAGTCAGAATTTTACAAAAGCTGTACCTCACAATATTGCTATCTCAGGGATCTGCACTGTATAACTCTTTTGCATCCTGTCAAGTTTCCATGGTTCGGTCTAGACCTAGTTCTGCCCTTTTGGAAGACTTTTGGCTGTCCTGCTTGTGCCTAATGAAAGCCAGCACTATGACATTTAAACAAGAGTGAAGAGTCCAGTCCACTGCACCTCATGTCCAGCTCATGCTGTCACTTACATAAATGCTACAGCCAGCTTGTTCATGATAATTGTGTCTTATTTGAGCAATATTAGACTACAATGGGATAAGAAGCTTTCAGTGAGCCTGATGGTGGAGTGTTTATTCTATATGGCATCTTGATAAACACATAAACAAGTCACTGTACCATTACAGACCAGATGCCTTTGCTTTAATCTGACTTGTCCTCTCAGGACAAGTCCAACTTAGCCTCATATGGTCCCTCAGAATCCCTGTCCAACCTGTTGCACGTATGTCTTTCCTGGGATGCGCAGCATTTGCACATTATCAACATAAAACCCAGAccagcagaaacacaaacacacattgttctgttttttcttttttcttcttcttcttcttttgtcagCAACTGTCATAAGATGATTAGTGTTATTGATTTTGGTAAGAGCAGCAGAATCTTCAGTTTGTCTAGACCCACAAAGGCAGATTTAGGATTAAGAGCTTAAAGCTACAGTATACAAGGAGCGATGCTTCCTAGAAAATGAACATCTGTGCGGACCTCAGCAAGCTTCAAGTTGTTCTTCTGCAATCTTCATGGTTGCTTTAATGCACCATTCATGGCTTTAAGAGTTACAAAACTTCTTTTGCTCTTGCAACAGGACATTGATAGGAAATGAATAGTACAGATCATTGCAGATCAAGTTcctctttaaatgtattttccatgAAGGAAATGTCATTTACGCTCAATGATCTTTCTAGAGGAAATCAAACTGTCTATATATAAATTTGTCTTTAGaagaaatacttaaatatttgcgTTATCCTAAATTAAAGACTTATATTTTATACTTACTACATTATGCATGATCAACAACTTGCTTTGTAATAGCCTGTTGATTTCTTCACATGTTGTCCTTTTcagaaatctttctttctttctgtctttctttctttctttttttctttctttggtttGAGTAAGTTAAAGCAATCCATAGATTGAACTTTTAAGACCTTACAAACGTATAAAAGTTTAGATTAAAGGGATAAAATTAACATTCATGGACGATTTAGTCCCCCTCATGCCATCCAAGGtttagatgagtttgtgtcttcatggGAACATATTTGGAAAAATTATGCAAAACACCTCTGGCTCACCCAacccaatggatcctctgcagtgaatgggtaccatcagaatgaacatccaaacagctgataaaagcatcatagtaatccataagtaatccacaGTATTATTATACCATAGTAATCCTCCATCATTCAACACATTCTGTAATGaaaagctgtttgtttgtaataaacaaatccatcaagatggttttaacttcaaaccctTGCTACAATGTCCtctataatattgttttctccagtTAAAAAGTCATCTGAACCAGGGGAGAAATGAGGaaatgttattatggattatcaACTCATACAGTGGCCAGAATAGACTGGCCACTGTGTAAAGTTAAAAAAGTCTTAATAATGCacagtattattttgttttttacttttcaaagtgttaattgatggactgcagTCATGTGGATTTCttttggattattttgatgtttttatcagctgcttggactcGTAAATACTTATTATAGCCTGCATTATCTTTCCTCAAATGCACCTGGCCTTGGCAGCCTGCTTGAAACTTCCCTGCAGTGCTCATGATTGTTATTCGTTCAAATGACTCTAGCAGAACTGAAGCAGAATGCATCAGAACATTAGCTCTTCTCAGCTGGCAGCCTAAGGCATGTGTGTTCTTAAGGCACAATTGATTTTGCCCTGTTGTTTCCTCTTTAAAGTTCACTCAGGGTAGCCTTACTTCAGCTGTTTCTATTTCAGTGCTTCAAGAAACGAGAGCCGCATTGCCAAGTGTGCTCCTGCATTTGCCTATGTTGATTAATAAACCATTGTGTATTTTTTAAACGCTCAGTCATTTCCTCTTTTCtatttatatgcatatacatttttactgACGCTGGAGAAAGTTTCTCATGATCATGCTGACAGAAGTGCTCACACAATTTCACTTCTATCTTCTTTCACAGATATTCTTTTCTGTAATTCTGTTTAGTTCAGTTTCAGTATTATTCTCaatgttttcaatatttaaaaaaaacctgtGGAGAAACATACACTGTATTCTTGACTTTATACCTTTAACCTCTATTTTTAGATACCGATTTGCCGGTTTTACAATGGTTTCCATAAATACACTTCCCTTGATCCACATTTTATAGTTATCCCTTCTTTGTGTGTCTGCATGTTGGTTTAAGTGTTGATCAGTATGTCACAGGTCGCATCCCATGAGCTCCTCTGTCATTCGGCTTGAGTAAGATTTATGACGCACATCCTGTGCCGAAAGAGTAGCAAGACGCCACTCGTGAGGTAATGCTGGCAGTCCTTCCTGGAGGTCAACACCAGCTCCCTTGTTtaagtctttctctctcttggtCACAAAGTAGCTGGAGGATATTTGATATTATGGCCTTTGACATAATactttagaatgatttctgagctGGAAGTTTAACCCAGTTTTCTGGGGATCAAATAGTTTTCATCAAAAGATCAAATTAATTTCAGAACTCCTTTGAATGATCAACGTTTTCATTTTTTCTTGCCTTAGACTTTCTTAagtgtttgaatgtt from Carassius gibelio isolate Cgi1373 ecotype wild population from Czech Republic chromosome B2, carGib1.2-hapl.c, whole genome shotgun sequence encodes:
- the dusp12 gene encoding dual specificity protein phosphatase 12, whose protein sequence is MIGVGSGLYIGCVSDLKDAQSLTDAGVRHILTVDSEEPAVPGFHTKFVRALDDASTDLLSRLDECVSFICDALSTHSESRSSAVLVHCHVGQSRSAAVVTAYLMKTQHLNLKDAYTKLQNLKPDVKMNEEFMDQLALYELMDCKVDTTNPLYKQFRLKKITEKYPELQNMPKDVFAVDPAQTQNAEAVYRCRKCRRTLFRHSSILSHSVGSGASAFSHKKTRIASASEDQRQCTSYFIEPVQWMEPALLGVMDGQLLCPKCSSKLGSFNWYGEQCSCGRWVTPAFQMHKNRVDEIKHISTPALK